From one Paenibacillus sp. FSL K6-1330 genomic stretch:
- a CDS encoding winged helix-turn-helix domain-containing protein — translation MYANPNAALVASLVSEASRAAILTVLLDGRYHPASELAYMAKIKPQTASFHLSKMVAANLVTVEQQGRHRYYGIQDQEVAQVMETLLSITPPVEIRSLNQATETEAIRQARTCYDHLAGNLGIQLTNSLLSAGVISEVEDQYMVTEKGENFFKEFQIDLSRVKRQRRSFAYRCLDWSERRHHLAGALGHALLERLLELHWIQRVPRTRAIQITPEGKEGLKETFHIDME, via the coding sequence ATGTATGCGAATCCAAATGCAGCCTTGGTAGCATCACTCGTTAGTGAGGCATCGAGAGCGGCTATATTAACCGTCTTATTGGATGGGCGCTATCACCCGGCAAGCGAGCTGGCGTACATGGCAAAAATTAAACCGCAAACGGCCAGCTTCCATTTATCGAAAATGGTAGCGGCGAATCTGGTCACCGTCGAACAACAGGGAAGACATCGTTATTACGGAATACAGGATCAAGAGGTTGCCCAGGTCATGGAGACACTTCTATCCATAACGCCTCCTGTCGAAATAAGATCATTAAACCAAGCCACGGAGACTGAAGCCATACGTCAGGCAAGGACTTGTTATGATCATCTTGCGGGGAATTTGGGAATCCAATTGACAAATTCGCTGCTCAGCGCCGGGGTCATATCCGAAGTGGAAGATCAATATATGGTTACAGAAAAAGGGGAGAACTTCTTCAAGGAATTTCAGATTGATCTGAGTCGTGTTAAGCGCCAACGCCGCTCTTTCGCATATCGATGCCTGGATTGGAGTGAAAGACGCCATCACTTGGCCGGAGCATTGGGCCATGCCCTGCTCGAAAGATTACTCGAGTTACATTGGATACAACGCGTTCCAAGAACAAGAGCCATACAAATTACGCCTGAAGGCAAAGAGGGGTTAAAAGAAACATTCCATATTGATATGGAGTAG
- a CDS encoding NADPH-dependent FMN reductase → MSKLNIGIILGSTRQGRLSPQVGEWVKRIADERGDANYEIVDIADYKLPLFGEADATEQATAWNNKLNSLDGFVFIVQEYNHSISASLKNALDFAREPWNNKAAGIVSYGSVGGARAAEHLRGILGELSVADVRVHPALSLFTDFENGSVFKPADLHLVNLNGMLDQVLAWSGALKTLR, encoded by the coding sequence ATGTCCAAATTGAATATCGGTATCATTTTAGGCAGCACACGTCAAGGCCGTTTGAGCCCACAAGTAGGTGAATGGGTTAAGCGTATAGCCGATGAGCGCGGAGATGCAAACTACGAAATCGTTGACATCGCTGATTACAAGCTCCCGCTTTTTGGCGAGGCTGATGCTACAGAGCAAGCAACCGCTTGGAACAATAAGCTGAATAGTCTTGACGGCTTTGTATTCATCGTACAAGAATACAACCACAGTATTTCTGCCTCTTTGAAAAATGCACTCGATTTTGCTCGTGAACCATGGAACAATAAAGCTGCAGGTATCGTAAGTTATGGTTCTGTTGGCGGCGCTCGTGCTGCCGAACATCTGCGTGGAATTCTGGGTGAATTGTCCGTAGCGGATGTCCGTGTACACCCAGCACTTTCGTTATTCACTGATTTCGAGAATGGCTCTGTGTTCAAACCAGCTGATCTTCATCTCGTCAACCTGAATGGCATGCTTGACCAAGTGCTTGCATGGAGCGGAGCATTGAAAACACTGCGCTAA